One segment of Theobroma cacao cultivar B97-61/B2 chromosome 9, Criollo_cocoa_genome_V2, whole genome shotgun sequence DNA contains the following:
- the LOC18590620 gene encoding probable protein phosphatase 2C 24 isoform X2 produces the protein MAEICCGMVSEGEASAPCEPSSRAARKRRMEIRRIKFVTDVAPSEAENGRKRQKLQIYTASLSLDCENAVDNSVSDEDGNKQKVKVKNERSKTKGAIVKSHSSPALLSPVTDSELYPKFGVASVCGRRRDMEDAVAIHPSFQRQGQFSAATGFHYFGVYDGHGCSHVAMRCRERLHELVKEELQGEEEEWKGAMERSFTRMDKEVIKWNESVVGANCRCELQSPECDAVGSTAVVAIVTPDKIIVANCGDSRAVLCRNGKPVPLSSDHKPDRPDELNRIQAAGGRVIYWDGPRVLGVLAMSRAIGDNYLKPYVSCEPEVMITDRAAEDDCLILASDGLWDVVSNDTACGVARMCLRGKGNLHAPPSSPAEGVEREAVLGSTMGEISDKACTDASMLLTKLALARHSTDNVSVVVVDLRRAT, from the exons ATGGCGGAGATCTGCTGCGGAATGGTGAGCGAAGGCGAAGCATCAGCTCCGTGCGAGCCAAGTTCACGTGCAGCCAGGAAACGTAGAATGGAGATTAGACGGATAAAATTCGTCACTGACGTGGCTCCATCAGAGGCTGAGAACGGCCGGAAACGCCAGAAGCTCCAAATTTACACAGCCTCATTGTCTCTAGACTGTGAAAACGCTGTTGACAATTCTGTATCCGATGAAGACGGGAATAAACAAAAGGTAAAAGTTAAAAACGAAAGATCGAAAACGAAAGGAGCGATAGTGAAAAGTCACTCGAGCCCTGCCCTTTTGTCGCCTGTAACCGATTCAGAGTTATATCCGAAATTCGGCGTCGCTTCGGTTTGTGGAAGGCGAAGAGACATGGAAGACGCCGTCGCTATTCACCCGTCGTTTCAGCGCCAAGGCCAGTTCTCTGCGGCCACTGGGTTTCACTATTTTGGCGTCTACGATGGCCACGGTTGCTCTCAC GTGGCGATGAGATGCAGAGAGCGGTTACATGAGCTGGTGAAAGAAGAGTTGCAGGGTGAGGAGGAGGAATGGAAAGGTGCGATGGAGCGTAGCTTCACGCGCATGGATAAAGAAGTGATCAAGTGGAACGAGAGCGTGGTTGGAGCTAATTGCCGTTGCGAGTTACAGTCCCCCGAGTGCGATGCTGTTGGATCTACAGCCGTTGTCGCTATCGTAACGCCTGATAAGATTATTGTTGCTAACTGTGGTGATTCTAGAGCTGTTCTGTGTCGTAACGGCAAGCCCGTTCCTTTATCGTCTGATCACAAG CCGGATCGTCCGGATGAGCTGAACCGGATCCAAGCAGCAGGCGGTCGGGTCATTTATTGGGACGGCCCTCGGGTCCTCGGGGTTCTCGCAATGTCTCGAGCCATAG GCGATAACTACTTGAAACCTTACGTGAGCTGTGAGCCGGAGGTTATGATCACGGACCGGGCGGCGGAGGATGATTGTTTGATCCTTGCGAGCGACGGTTTATGGGATGTTGTGTCGAATGATACCGCGTGCGGGGTGGCGCGTATGTGTTTGAGGGGGAAGGGTAATCTGCACGCGCCGCCGTCTTCGCCGGCGGAAGGAGTGGAACGGGAGGCGGTTTTAGGATCCACAATGGGAGAGATCTCGGACAAGGCGTGCACTGACGCGTCCATGCTGCTGACAAAGCTAGCGCTGGCCAGGCATAGTACAGACAACGTTAGCGTAGTCGTGGTGGATCTAAGGCGAGCCACGTAG
- the LOC18590620 gene encoding probable protein phosphatase 2C 24 isoform X1, with product MAEICCGMVSEGEASAPCEPSSRAARKRRMEIRRIKFVTDVAPSEAENGRKRQKLQIYTASLSLDCENAVDNSVSDEDGNKQKVKVKNERSKTKGAIVKSHSSPALLSPVTDSELYPKFGVASVCGRRRDMEDAVAIHPSFQRQGQFSAATGFHYFGVYDGHGCSHVAMRCRERLHELVKEELQGEEEEWKGAMERSFTRMDKEVIKWNESVVGANCRCELQSPECDAVGSTAVVAIVTPDKIIVANCGDSRAVLCRNGKPVPLSSDHKPDRPDELNRIQAAGGRVIYWDGPRVLGVLAMSRAIGKSFGFILLPTGARLHDCTISLSYAAHLKTLSANTGDNYLKPYVSCEPEVMITDRAAEDDCLILASDGLWDVVSNDTACGVARMCLRGKGNLHAPPSSPAEGVEREAVLGSTMGEISDKACTDASMLLTKLALARHSTDNVSVVVVDLRRAT from the exons ATGGCGGAGATCTGCTGCGGAATGGTGAGCGAAGGCGAAGCATCAGCTCCGTGCGAGCCAAGTTCACGTGCAGCCAGGAAACGTAGAATGGAGATTAGACGGATAAAATTCGTCACTGACGTGGCTCCATCAGAGGCTGAGAACGGCCGGAAACGCCAGAAGCTCCAAATTTACACAGCCTCATTGTCTCTAGACTGTGAAAACGCTGTTGACAATTCTGTATCCGATGAAGACGGGAATAAACAAAAGGTAAAAGTTAAAAACGAAAGATCGAAAACGAAAGGAGCGATAGTGAAAAGTCACTCGAGCCCTGCCCTTTTGTCGCCTGTAACCGATTCAGAGTTATATCCGAAATTCGGCGTCGCTTCGGTTTGTGGAAGGCGAAGAGACATGGAAGACGCCGTCGCTATTCACCCGTCGTTTCAGCGCCAAGGCCAGTTCTCTGCGGCCACTGGGTTTCACTATTTTGGCGTCTACGATGGCCACGGTTGCTCTCAC GTGGCGATGAGATGCAGAGAGCGGTTACATGAGCTGGTGAAAGAAGAGTTGCAGGGTGAGGAGGAGGAATGGAAAGGTGCGATGGAGCGTAGCTTCACGCGCATGGATAAAGAAGTGATCAAGTGGAACGAGAGCGTGGTTGGAGCTAATTGCCGTTGCGAGTTACAGTCCCCCGAGTGCGATGCTGTTGGATCTACAGCCGTTGTCGCTATCGTAACGCCTGATAAGATTATTGTTGCTAACTGTGGTGATTCTAGAGCTGTTCTGTGTCGTAACGGCAAGCCCGTTCCTTTATCGTCTGATCACAAG CCGGATCGTCCGGATGAGCTGAACCGGATCCAAGCAGCAGGCGGTCGGGTCATTTATTGGGACGGCCCTCGGGTCCTCGGGGTTCTCGCAATGTCTCGAGCCATAGGTAAAAGTTTCGGATTCATTCTCTTACCCACTGGAGCACGATTGCATGATTGCACCATTTCCTTATCGTACGCCGCTCACTTGAAAACATTGTCTGCGAACACAGGCGATAACTACTTGAAACCTTACGTGAGCTGTGAGCCGGAGGTTATGATCACGGACCGGGCGGCGGAGGATGATTGTTTGATCCTTGCGAGCGACGGTTTATGGGATGTTGTGTCGAATGATACCGCGTGCGGGGTGGCGCGTATGTGTTTGAGGGGGAAGGGTAATCTGCACGCGCCGCCGTCTTCGCCGGCGGAAGGAGTGGAACGGGAGGCGGTTTTAGGATCCACAATGGGAGAGATCTCGGACAAGGCGTGCACTGACGCGTCCATGCTGCTGACAAAGCTAGCGCTGGCCAGGCATAGTACAGACAACGTTAGCGTAGTCGTGGTGGATCTAAGGCGAGCCACGTAG